From the Thermoanaerobaculia bacterium genome, one window contains:
- a CDS encoding TIGR03118 family protein, with product MTKTRVVSFMTRGAAAALLALAAIPASAQRYIPHNLVSDEPGLAAFTDPNLVNAWGIASSGSGPIWIANNGSGTSTIYHGNGTPLPLVVTIPAGAANTEGAVPTGLVFNATGQFMVTENSVSGSAVFIFAGEDGTISGWNPSVDATHAILPASADLSASGAVFKGLALGSTGSGNFLYATDFHDGFVQVFDSTFTPTTTFTDSSLTALGFAPFGIANIGGNLYVSFAKQDADAHDDVAGAGNGYVDEFDTSGTLIRQFAAQGALNSPWGMVLAPGNFGAFAGAILVGNFGDGRINAFDPSTGDFLGQMLLPSGQPLVIDGLWGLRFGNGGSGGSTNLLFFTSGPDGESHGLFGSIRAIPAVAGVPAPARAAIVHGRR from the coding sequence ATGACGAAAACCCGAGTCGTCTCTTTCATGACCCGCGGCGCCGCCGCCGCGCTGCTCGCGCTCGCGGCGATCCCCGCGTCGGCGCAGCGCTACATTCCCCACAACCTCGTCTCCGACGAGCCGGGCCTGGCGGCCTTCACGGATCCGAATCTCGTGAACGCCTGGGGCATCGCCTCGAGCGGAAGCGGACCGATCTGGATCGCCAACAACGGTTCGGGAACGTCGACCATCTATCACGGAAACGGGACTCCCCTTCCGCTCGTCGTGACGATCCCCGCCGGGGCGGCCAACACCGAAGGCGCCGTTCCGACGGGACTCGTCTTCAACGCGACCGGCCAGTTCATGGTGACGGAGAACTCCGTGAGCGGTTCCGCGGTGTTCATCTTCGCCGGAGAGGACGGGACGATTTCCGGCTGGAACCCGAGCGTCGATGCGACCCACGCGATCCTTCCGGCCTCCGCCGATCTCTCGGCGAGCGGAGCCGTGTTCAAAGGCCTCGCGCTCGGCAGCACCGGCTCGGGGAACTTCCTCTACGCGACCGACTTCCACGACGGCTTCGTCCAGGTGTTCGATTCGACGTTCACGCCCACGACGACGTTCACCGATTCGAGTCTCACCGCCCTCGGCTTCGCCCCGTTCGGAATCGCGAACATCGGCGGGAATCTCTACGTCTCCTTCGCCAAACAGGACGCCGACGCGCACGACGACGTCGCGGGGGCGGGCAACGGCTACGTCGACGAATTCGACACGAGCGGCACCCTGATCCGGCAGTTCGCCGCCCAGGGCGCGCTCAACTCTCCCTGGGGAATGGTGCTCGCGCCCGGAAACTTCGGGGCGTTCGCGGGAGCCATCCTCGTCGGCAACTTCGGCGACGGCCGGATCAACGCCTTCGACCCGTCGACGGGCGACTTCCTCGGACAGATGCTCCTCCCGAGCGGCCAGCCTCTCGTGATCGACGGGCTGTGGGGACTGCGGTTCGGCAACGGGGGCTCCGGCGGAAGCACCAACCTCCTTTTCTTCACGTCGGGCCCGGATGGCGAGAGCCACGGGCTCTTCGGCTCGATCCGGGCGATCCCCGCCGTCGCCGGGGTGCCGGCGCCCGCCCGCGCCGCCATCGTCCACGGCCGGCGCTGA
- a CDS encoding sodium:proton antiporter encodes MHPASAIDLVPFGAALVSLAVLPAALPHLWETRIFRLAWALALAVPAVAMAAARGAWSSIVHAGGEYVDLVALLGALFMISGGIALAGRLEGTPLVNTGLLAIGAVLASFLGTPGAATLMIRPYLHANRRRVGVAHGVIFLIVLAGNIGGLLLPIGDPPLYLGYLSGVPFFWTLTLWREWLFLTSALLLVFFFWDLRLFRREGFVGEDETRTLARIRIHGLVNVPILVAALASAALLRGALRPVALAACAALSWWATPKEVRQRNRFTFEPVEEIAVIFFAIFGTIAPALAFLARHPLPLSTPRAFFWATGGFSAILDNAPTYLSAVESARRLAPVPGIAMVAGLREDFLRAISLGAVAFGALTYIGNGPNLLVRSIASARGVKMPGFFGFTAVAAVILLPLFAVVTIVFL; translated from the coding sequence ATGCATCCCGCTTCGGCGATCGATCTCGTGCCCTTCGGCGCGGCCCTCGTTTCGCTGGCAGTTCTGCCCGCCGCTCTCCCGCATCTCTGGGAAACGCGGATCTTCCGTCTCGCCTGGGCGCTCGCTCTCGCCGTGCCGGCGGTCGCGATGGCCGCGGCGCGGGGGGCGTGGAGCTCGATCGTCCACGCCGGCGGGGAATACGTCGACCTCGTGGCGCTGCTCGGCGCTCTTTTCATGATTTCCGGCGGGATCGCGCTCGCGGGCCGCCTCGAGGGCACGCCCCTCGTCAACACGGGGCTGCTGGCGATCGGAGCGGTCCTCGCGTCATTCCTCGGAACGCCCGGCGCCGCGACGCTGATGATTCGGCCCTATCTCCACGCGAACCGCCGGCGGGTCGGTGTCGCGCACGGCGTCATCTTCCTGATCGTGCTCGCCGGGAACATCGGCGGCCTGCTCCTGCCGATCGGGGATCCTCCCCTCTATCTCGGCTATCTCTCCGGCGTGCCGTTCTTCTGGACGCTCACGCTCTGGCGGGAATGGCTCTTCCTGACGTCGGCCCTCCTGCTCGTGTTCTTCTTCTGGGATCTCCGGCTCTTTCGGCGGGAAGGTTTCGTCGGCGAAGACGAGACGCGCACGCTGGCGAGGATCAGGATCCACGGGCTCGTGAACGTGCCGATCCTCGTCGCCGCGCTCGCGTCGGCCGCGCTCCTCCGCGGCGCCCTTCGCCCCGTCGCGCTCGCGGCGTGCGCCGCGCTCTCCTGGTGGGCGACGCCGAAGGAGGTGCGGCAGCGGAACCGGTTCACGTTCGAGCCGGTCGAGGAGATCGCGGTGATCTTCTTCGCGATCTTCGGGACGATCGCTCCGGCGCTCGCGTTCCTCGCCCGCCATCCCCTGCCGCTGTCGACGCCGCGCGCATTCTTCTGGGCGACGGGCGGATTCTCGGCGATCCTCGACAACGCTCCGACGTACCTCTCGGCGGTCGAGTCGGCACGGCGGCTCGCGCCCGTGCCGGGAATCGCGATGGTCGCCGGCCTTCGGGAGGATTTCCTGCGCGCGATCTCGCTCGGCGCGGTGGCGTTTGGCGCGCTCACCTACATCGGCAACGGCCCGAATCTCCTCGTCCGCTCGATCGCTTCGGCGCGAGGGGTGAAGATGCCGGGGTTCTTCGGATTCACGGCCGTCGCCGCCGTGATCCTCCTGCCGCTCTTCGCGGTCGTGACGATCGTCTTCCTGTAG
- a CDS encoding 3-isopropylmalate dehydrogenase, with protein MRNFRLAIVPGDGIGVDVTREAVKVLDALPPGTASFEKVFFPWSADHYLETGESLPKGAFDDLRENYDAIFMGAFGDPRVPDMAHARDILLGARFVLDLYVNYRPVRCLAERLNPLKNVPATAIDFVIFRENTEGSYAGTGGNFKKGTPDEVALQEDVSTRKGVERIVRHAFEYAKAHGRTKVCMSDKSNAMRFVGDLWQRTFREVAAEFPGIAPSHLYVDALVMQMVKDPGQFEVIVTNNMFGDITTDLGAALQGGLGMAASGNIHPGRISMFEPVHGSAPKYAGTGKANPFGAILTAALMLEHLGLAEAARSVESAVVACLESRECTSDVGGTLTTSAAGDAVARNVARA; from the coding sequence ATGAGGAATTTCCGGCTCGCGATCGTCCCCGGCGACGGGATCGGAGTCGACGTCACCCGCGAGGCGGTGAAGGTGCTCGACGCGCTTCCCCCCGGGACGGCGTCGTTCGAGAAGGTTTTCTTCCCGTGGAGCGCGGACCACTATCTCGAGACGGGAGAATCGCTGCCCAAGGGCGCGTTCGACGACCTCCGTGAGAACTACGACGCGATCTTCATGGGGGCCTTCGGCGACCCGCGCGTCCCCGACATGGCGCACGCCCGCGACATCCTCCTCGGCGCCCGTTTCGTGCTCGACCTCTACGTGAACTACCGCCCCGTGCGCTGCCTCGCCGAGCGCCTGAACCCGCTCAAGAACGTCCCCGCCACCGCGATCGACTTCGTGATCTTCCGCGAGAACACCGAAGGCTCGTACGCGGGAACCGGAGGCAATTTCAAGAAGGGCACGCCCGACGAGGTCGCACTCCAGGAAGACGTCTCGACGCGCAAGGGGGTCGAGCGCATCGTCCGCCACGCGTTCGAATACGCGAAGGCGCACGGCCGGACGAAGGTCTGCATGTCGGACAAATCGAACGCGATGCGCTTCGTCGGCGACCTCTGGCAGCGGACGTTCCGCGAGGTCGCCGCGGAATTTCCGGGAATCGCGCCGTCGCATCTCTACGTCGACGCTCTCGTGATGCAGATGGTCAAGGACCCGGGGCAGTTCGAGGTGATCGTCACGAACAACATGTTCGGGGACATCACGACCGACCTCGGCGCCGCGCTGCAGGGCGGCCTCGGAATGGCGGCGTCCGGGAACATCCACCCCGGACGGATTTCGATGTTCGAGCCGGTTCACGGCTCCGCACCGAAGTACGCGGGAACCGGCAAGGCGAATCCCTTCGGCGCGATCCTGACGGCCGCCCTGATGCTCGAGCACCTCGGGCTCGCGGAGGCGGCGCGGTCGGTCGAGAGCGCGGTCGTCGCCTGCCTCGAATCCCGCGAGTGCACGAGCGACGTCGGCGGGACGCTCACGACCTCGGCCGCCGGCGACGCCGTCGCGCGCAACGTCGCGCGCGCCTAG